Proteins found in one Panicum hallii strain FIL2 chromosome 4, PHallii_v3.1, whole genome shotgun sequence genomic segment:
- the LOC112891019 gene encoding uncharacterized protein LOC112891019, whose protein sequence is MGACATKPKTLEGKAPAEATTISTPKVAPETTVPTEEVAAPEEVVEKVVEEAREEPAAAAAPTELPAPAEPEQKAEAVPDEAIVEPEHKEEDLVLEKTIVEEEKPASGPVEEKTAAAAEVAEEPTEVKTKGAEEEKEKPTQS, encoded by the exons ATGGGTGCCTGCGCAACCAAGCCCAAGACGCTTGAGGGGAAGGCCCCCGCCGAGGCCACCACCATCTCCACACCCAAGGTTGCTCCCGAGACCACCGTCCCCACCGAG GAGGTTGCGGCGCCTGAAGAGGTAGTCGAGAAGGTGGTGGAGGAGGCCAGggaggagccggcggcggcagcggcgcccaCAGAGCTGCCTGCCCCCGCCGAGCCCGAGCAGAAGGCTGAGGCAGTTCCTGATGAGGCGATCGTCGAGCCCGAGCACAAGGAAGAGGACCTAGTCTTGGAGAAGACGATCGTCGAGGAGGAGAAGCCTGCTTCAGGCCCTGTGGAGGAgaagaccgccgccgccgccgaggtggcggaggagccCACGGAGGTGAAGACGAAGGGcgccgaggaggagaaggagaagccgaCGCAGAGCTGA